A segment of the Triticum urartu cultivar G1812 chromosome 1, Tu2.1, whole genome shotgun sequence genome:
CTTGTTCCCGGGTTCTCCCTCTACCGAGGAGTTTATGAGTTATCAGAGTATGCAGCTGCAGGAAGCTACATGGGGAAGCCTGGAATGCAATGGGGGGACTTGAACGACCCGATCAACGGGATGAAAGATGTTTTGATTCTGACGTCTATAGAATGGATACTTCTGCTTCTTGTGGCATATTTTTTGGACCACAGACCTGCATGGCATCCTATTTTTCTCTTTGGAATTCTGTCGACCAAGCACTCGTCACCATCATATAGGGCGAATCCAAGATCCAGGAGGGTCTTTGCTGATATGGCAAAGGATGATGTTTTCCTCGAGGTTAGTTAAGCATCCATATATGCTATAGCTGAACTGTTTAGCAGGCAGACAGTTCTGAATTGTTGTTCAAATTTTGACTTTCAGCAAAAGGTGGTGAAACGGTTACTGAAGGAAATGGACACTAGGAATATGATCATCTGCCACAATCTAAAGAAAGTGTACCGTGGAAACAACAGGAACCCCGACAAGCTTGCGGTGAGAGGGTTGTCGCTCGCATTGCACAAAGGGCAGTGTTTCGGAATGCTTGGTCCCAATGGGGCAGGGAAATCATCCTTCATCAACATGGTGAGTGACAGTCCAAAGTCTGCTTGGGACCCCGTATGCGTGTGTTGtcggaataaattttatttagaCAGTGATCATGTGTCAGAGGCCATTAACAAAAACCCCAATTTCTCACTAATTTCTCATGAATCGTGAGTACCTCAATTTCTGTTAAGACACCGAAAATGTGCAACATAAAAAACAGTTGACACTGGCCATGGCTACAATATATGCAGATGATTGGACTAGTGGCGCCTACTTGCGGAACTGCTTACATACATGGAATGGATTTGAGAAAAGATATGAATGAAATATATGCAAGCATCGGTGTATGTCCGCAGCACGAGTAAGATCACAAGTGACCAGTCTTGCATTTTCCTTCTGAAGATGGTTTTGTCAGTGTTGGGATGACAACAAAAAATTCTCCAACTAATATATGCAGTTTGCTTTGGGAGACTCTGACAGGAAGAGAGCATCTACTGTTTTATGGTCGAATGAAGAATCTCTCGGGTGCTGCTTTAGTGAAGGTAGTTTCAAACCATGAACTAGAAAATAATAAGCAGATTACTACTGTACAATATTAACATAACATTCTTATTGCAAGGACTAGAAATTCATCTTATTTTATCATCATGTCTGTTAATCCAGGCAGTCGAGGAATCCTTGAAGAGCGTGAATCTTTTCCACTGCGGTTTCGGCGACAAATCTGTAAGCAAGTACAGTGGTGGCATGAAAAGAAGGCTCAGTGTCGCTATCGCACTCATCGGCAATCCTAAAGTACTTCCCACAATCATGTCTTCATTCCCTTCCACGCAATCTTCAAAACAATTCAGCAATGACCACCATCATTTTCGTTTGCGATAAATCAGGTGGTTTACATGGACGAACCGAGCACCGGATTGGACACGATATCCAGGAACGATCTGTGGAACATCATCAAGCGAGCAAAGAAGGAATGCACCATCATACTTACAAGTAATGAGTGCCTCTCCTATTTTTCACCCTGCCTTTCCTCCAGTTATTCACCATCATTCCAACATCAACTAGATGATCCCCTCCCTCCTTCTAAAAAAAAGATGCTAAACAGAAATCTACACTTAAACTGACTTGCTATACGGTGACATTTCAGCGCATTCAATGGAAGAGGCCGAGGAGCTGTGCGATCGGCTCGGCATCTTCGTGAGCGGAAACTTTCAGTGCCTTGGAACACCCAAGGAGGTATGCACCCCAGAATTAACAACAATCTGATGTACTATGCTTTGCTGATCAACAAAGTTGTCTTGGTGAAAAAGATGTTGGTAGTAAAATTTACCTGAAAGGAAAACATTTGGTCTTGGTAAGCATTTGGTTGCTGCAAATTAAGAAGGTGATACATTAATTTGGCAATGCAAAAAATGTTGCAGCTGAAGACAAGATACGGCGGCACCCGCGTCCTGACGATAACGACGGCGGCAGAGCACGAGGAGGTGGTGGCCCGGCTGATCGCCGAGCTGTCGCCGAGCGCGGTGAAGGTCTACGGCATGTCGGGGACGCAGAAGTTCGAGCTGCCGAAGCGGGAGGTGAGGCTGGACGGCGTGTTCGGCGCGGTGGAGGCGGCGAGGGCCATGTTCCCCGTGCATGGGTGGGGCGTGGCGGACACCACGCTGGAGGACGTCTTCATCCGGGTCGCCAAGGACGCCCGCGCCTTCGATGTCCTCTCGTAGTcctagcggcggcggcggcggctaactAGCCAGCTTAGGGTGGAGATCTGAAATGTGTACAAATTTGCGATTTTAGGGCGATTTGTTGATTGTTAGGTTAGAAATGAACTGAACTCCCGAACTGCTTGACTACACACACTTGAACTGGTGCCATAGCCAAAGTTTCATCAACGTTCTAATCCGGGAAATGATCGGTGTCATGGAAGATTCGAAATTCTCTGACATCGCACACCTAAATTTTCCCGTGACCCTCAAAACCGTCTGAAATTCAGTAAACTGAAGTAACCGAGCCCATGCGCAAGGGCGGGTGGTGCCGTGGATCTGGCCAATATGTCGGCACTGCCTCTAGGTTGCGGCATTGTGGGCCCAACGGTCTCTGAAAGGGCTTTGACCTTATGGTCCAGCGACAACGGTGATGATGGGCGATGATCAACCAGTCGGCAATCTGGAGCAGACGATGGTTCCTTTGTGCTCTTGCAGGGACATGGTCATTCCCGCATCGGACTGTTAGTGTATGCATCGCGAAGGGTGATGCACAACATTGATCGTGTCCTTCCCCTTGGTATAATCAGTTTCCACAGGCGAGAATTGCGGAGCTAGTGGCGGCGCGTGGTGTTGTTGTCCGATTTAGATTAACCATTAGTTGTCACTTGTGAGGACGGTGCGGGACACCGGAATGCCCCAAACTCGGATTTACGCAGTGTCGTGCCCTTCCTCCTGAACATCATTTGTGCTAACAGCTCTTGTCCTAGTTCAATTTTCTGACATTAGAGTTGAACTATCCCTCTGTCCTAGTTCAAATAATTATACACTAAAATTTAACTGACTCTTAACCAGTGGCGAAATGCTTCCCCTCTTGCCTCCTCCTATCACCCTGAATGGACCGCGTCCGAGACGGTGTGCCGGTTCAAATCATCCACTTTGACTAGTAGGGCATTGGCAGCCGCTGAGGCAGATCGTCGGGCACGACTACCGTCCCTGCCAGCACCCAACGGGAAGGACGACAATCCACGACTGGCGACGCCTCCTTCCAGCAGTTTGAGTCTAGGGGAGTCTGGCGCTTGCACATGCACACGTACTAAAGTTTTGGCATGAGAAATTGAGAAATCACTGAGACTGCACATTTATAACGTGTGAACATTTTCTAAACGGCACAAAGATTTATTATACCTTATTATCATTTTAAAAAATTGCACGAACACATTTTTACATTTCATGGATATTCATTTAAACATGAGAACCATTTTTAAATGTCATAATTTTCTGAATGATATGATCAttttaattttcttttcagaGTTTCATGAACATTTCAAAAAAAGATGAACACATTTTAAACAtgtgaatatttttaaaattccACGAATTTATTTTTAATTATACGAACAGTTTTTAAAAGCCGCATGAATAAACTTTTACATTCCATGTAAATTTTAAAAAAGTAAATTAATTTATTCCATATATGCTACAcagatttttttgaaatataaGTAAAAAAAAATTTTTTAAAAGCACGCCTCCCGCTGGATAAAAGGAAAAAATGCTGGTACCCTGAAAGGTGCTCCTGGGCCGGACCAGTTCAGGCCCCTGGCCCTGGCCATGCACAGAACATAGCCCACCACTGCCGTTCGACAGGATGCCCGCGAGGCCGCGACAAAGCGCCAGCGCTATATCTCGCATTCAGCGAGATGGAAGGATCTCCTCACTGGAGCGCTGTAGCAATAGGGGAGCCGATCACAGGTtgaggcctcctttggttcatagcgTAG
Coding sequences within it:
- the LOC125537467 gene encoding ABC transporter A family member 7-like, whose translation is MASAPGGRTRTRGRALVRFCRQLHALLLKNLAFQRRNWRTNAAIAAFPVLLCALLVGIQAVGSRTLPAHELFVEPGLVPNETLYVIQSNCSWQKRNVSGNSDGGMPLQLGYDFLDTSKGLFHVYVSYNSSFSRDNGHHSMTVLRVARLVNMASTAYLKQVLSGVNAEMRLEFLKEMPKAAIKMKLDLTTLLDALFFTWTVQLLLPVILTYLVYEKQQNLRLMMKMHGLKDGPYWLISYSYFLSLSGAYVTFFAVFGSLIGLDIFRLNSYVIQFLFFFIYINLQIVLAFLLASFFSSVKTASVISYIYVFGSGLLGEALLKLFIEDTTFPRPWLVIMELVPGFSLYRGVYELSEYAAAGSYMGKPGMQWGDLNDPINGMKDVLILTSIEWILLLLVAYFLDHRPAWHPIFLFGILSTKHSSPSYRANPRSRRVFADMAKDDVFLEQKVVKRLLKEMDTRNMIICHNLKKVYRGNNRNPDKLAVRGLSLALHKGQCFGMLGPNGAGKSSFINMMIGLVAPTCGTAYIHGMDLRKDMNEIYASIGVCPQHDLLWETLTGREHLLFYGRMKNLSGAALVKAVEESLKSVNLFHCGFGDKSVSKYSGGMKRRLSVAIALIGNPKVVYMDEPSTGLDTISRNDLWNIIKRAKKECTIILTTHSMEEAEELCDRLGIFVSGNFQCLGTPKELKTRYGGTRVLTITTAAEHEEVVARLIAELSPSAVKVYGMSGTQKFELPKREVRLDGVFGAVEAARAMFPVHGWGVADTTLEDVFIRVAKDARAFDVLS